A region from the Halichondria panicea chromosome 11, odHalPani1.1, whole genome shotgun sequence genome encodes:
- the LOC135343554 gene encoding E3 ubiquitin-protein ligase TRIM71-like, with amino-acid sequence MAEGPDPVVADLEQEVTCGICHDRYQEPKLLPCCHYYCKQCILTLSSRYRPNQPFPCPDCREPTLLPDNNPDRLTTAFFINRMKALHSRMEKAHGKLETTCEMCSGGKATAFCRQCVNFICEDCVRPHQRMKVFATHIVSTLDELKQGGVKELTFENPPPPKCKDHEEPKKIFCFDCNKLICRDCIVIEHAGHNYEFVKKAAPATRKKLTEHLSPLKNLLPDLSTAVNQVKGTKQKIQAQKELTERQVNAKFQELHDILDRCKVHVLRESSALADSKMEKLTVQEKGLDLSLGTAQSLIDFVERTLENASDEELITMQEQVVSRIDAEVLKRGKEAANPDPVEKDDFGVEVFVCEDLKKLCENNVRVYDGKVDPAKCTVEGDGARTAEIDKPNNFSILVECNTQLKHPTIQVALKSLVDQSSQQLQAVPVRGGVYSVEYTPRIRGRHHLLISVDDQPIPGSPFSVFVKIPPTKLDKPVRVMRGINIPRYMAFNSSEELIVTDFEGDVLVFDKKGKQIRSISKSKHGFGGISGVAVDKEDNIYVSDWSKHCVYKFNKRGDLLKRFGTIGSGPKELNCPRGIAVAGDQVFVCDRSNHRVQVLTTELEPVKQIGSYGTGNEHFNGPEDVAVDNEQMMYVTDCYNHRVQVLTMDGRFIRSIGKKGNGQGELSSPCGVCVTGFVYVADSNKRVSVFTKDGQFVTSFGNAHITNLYLYGVAVDSDGFVYVHSHESVVIF; translated from the coding sequence ATGGCCGAAGGACctgatccagttgttgctgatctcgagcaagaagtgacctgtggcatctgtcatgaccgctaccaggagccaaagctgctcccttgttgtcactactactgcaagcaatgcatcctcacactctccagtcgctaccGACCCAACCAGCCGTTCCCCTGCCCCGACTGTCGTGAGCCCACTCTATTGCCAGACAACAACCCAGACAGACTGACCACTGCGTTCTTTATCAACCGGATGAAAGCACTCCACTCGAGGATGGAGAAAGCCCATGGCAAGTTGGAGACCACTTGTGAAATGTGCTCTGGGGGAAAGGCCACTGCATTCTGCCGACAGTGTGTCAATTTCATCTGTGAGGATTGTGTAAGACCTCATCAACGTATGAAAGTGTTTGCTACACATATCGTCTCCACTCTGGACGAGCTCAAACAAGGCGGAGTCAAAGAACTAACATTCGAAAACCCACCACCCCCAAAATGCAAAGATCACGAAGAGCCAAAAAAGATTTTCTGTTTCGATTGCAACAAGCTTATCTGTCGAGACTGTATCGTTATTGAACACGCTGGACACAATTACGAATTTGTAAAGAAAGCCGCCCCCGCAACTCGCAAAAAGCTGACGGAgcacctctccccactcaAGAACCTACTGCCTGATCTGAGCACCGCTGTGAATCAAGTGAAAGGAACTAAACAGAAGATCCAGGCCCAGAAAGAactgacagagagacaagtgAATGCCAAGTTCCAGGAGCTACACGATATTCTCGATCGATGCAAGGTCCATGTTTTACGAGAATCTTCTGCTTTGGCTGATTCAAAGATGGAGAAGCTGACAGTTCAAGAGAAGGGTCTGGACCTGTCCCTGGGcactgctcagagtttgattgactttgtagagcgtacactggagaatgcaagtgatgaagaactgATTACGATGCAAGAGCAGGTGGTGAGTCGAATCGATGCCGAGGTGTTGAAGCGAGGGAAGGAAGCAGCCAATCCTGATCCAGTGGAGAAAGATGATTTTGGAGTcgaagtgtttgtttgtgaggaTCTCAAGAAGTTGTGTGAGAACAATGTGAGAGTGTATGATGGTAAAGTGGATCCAGCAAAGTGCACTGTGGAAGGAGATGGAGCTAGAACTGCTGAAATCGATAAACCTAACAATTTTTCGATTCTTGTGGAATGTAATACACAATTAAAGCATCCTACAATACAAGTGGCTCTAAAATCGCTAGTTGATCAATCCTCTCAACAGCTACAAGCAGtgcctgtgaggggtggagtgtacagcgttgagtacacccctaggatacgtggtcgacaccacctcctgatctcagtAGACGACCAGCCCATCCCAGGAAGCCCCTTCTCTGTGTTCGTCAaaataccccccaccaagctGGACAAACCTGTGAGGGTGATGAGAGGAATCAACATCCCTCGATATATGGCATTCAATTCGTCAGAAGAACTGATTGTAACTGACTTTGAGGGTGATGTTTTGGTGTTTGACaagaaaggaaaacaaatTCGAAGCATCAGCAAATCAAAGCACGGGTTTGGCGGTATCTCTGGCGTGGCAGTAGACAAGGAGGACAACATCTATGTCTCTGACTGGAGcaaacactgtgtgtacaagttcaaCAAAAGAGGAGATCTGCTGAAGAGGTTTGGGACGATTGGAAGTGGTCCAAAGGAACTCAACTGCCCTCGAGGGATAGCAGTCGCTGGtgatcaagtgtttgtgtgcgatcGGAGTAATCACAGAGTCCAAGTGTTGACGACAGAGCTGGAGCCAGTCAAGCAGATTGGTTCATACGGAACTGGTAATGAGCATTTTAACGGACCAGAGGATGTTGCTGTGGACAATGAACAAATGATGTATGTCACTGACTGTTATAATCATCGTGTTCAAGTGCTCACTATGGATGGTCGGTTTATTCGCTCGATTGGAAAGAAAGGAAATGGACAAGGAGAACTGTCTTCCccttgtggtgtgtgtgtcactggttttgtttatgttgctGATTCTAACAAGCGTGTGTCAGTGTTCACTAAAGACGGTCAGtttgtcacatcatttggtaatgCTCATATCACTAATCTTTATCTTTATGGAGTagctgtggacagtgatggttttgtttatgtGCACAGTCATGAATCTGTTGTTATATTTTAG
- the LOC135343592 gene encoding uncharacterized protein LOC135343592 isoform X1: protein MPRKFRIAVHRKNEFRKLRAKKLSLPIDISELKVSIPRKIFADAPLSTIATLRQRLKIAIVLPEGWLNVSDSEDIHISKHAQLAVSIVIHSDLSWHALANGCKVPSNNPELSMKHQVIASVTDVQDIIDFLDSCTVCVGNDDTKYAALVTDRNGTFVDVSGKNRVAFYDDKLSHGTIRCDGCQILVPVESNQCSVCHAYRQTLNRMFLRFEDSTRDTCTELNRVNPQSHTNYRYLSSLEKDKRMKVLHQQSRVAQQQINRLKKKLKKVTRMPVTTGLCFSFLTHPTLLRLSETAGLALRENCGAKGKIFYGLN, encoded by the exons ATGCCCCGAAAATTCAGAATTGCGGTTCACCGCAAGAATGAATTTAGGAAGTTGAGAGCAAAGAAACTCTCATTGCCTATCGATATCAGTGAATTGAAAGTTAGCATCCCGAGAAAGATATTTGCGGATGCTCCCTTATCAACAATTGCCACCCTCAGGCAGAGGCTAAAGATTGCCATTGTGCTTCCTGAAG GATGGTTGAATGTATCGGACTCAGAGGATATCCATATTTCCAAGCATGCTCAGTTGGCCGTCAGCATAGTGATACACAGTGATCTTTCTTGGCATGCTCTTGCCAATGGTTGCAAAGTACCTAGCAACAATCCTGAATTATCAATGAAGCATCAAGTAATTGCGTCTGTGACTGATGTACAAGACATTATCGACTTCTTGGACTCGTGCACTGTTTGTGTTGGGAATGACGACACCAAGTATGCTGCCTTAGTAACTGACAGAAATGGGACCTTTGTGGATGTTTCag GGAAAAATCGTGTGGCATTTTACGATGATAAGCTCAGCCACGGAACAATCCGATGTGATGGATGTCAGATTCTTGTGCCTGTGGAATCAAACCAGTGCAGTGTATGCCATGCCTACAGACAAACACTCAATCGAATGTTCCTTCGTTTTGAAGATTCCACTAGAGACACGTGTACCGAGTTAAACAGGGTTAATCCTCAGAGTCATACTAACTATCGATACTTGTCATCACTTGAAAAGGACAAACGAATGAAAGTTCTACATCAACAGAGCAGAGTGGCACAACAACAGATAAATCGCCTTAAAAAGAAACTCAAAAAGGTAACCCGTATGCCAGTGACAACAGGTCTCTGTTTTTCTTTTCTGACCCACCCCACCTTATTAAGACTGTCAGAAACGGCTGGGCTAGCCCTAAGAGAAAATTGTGG TGCAAAGGGAAAGATATTTTATGGTCTCAACTGA
- the LOC135344281 gene encoding maternal DNA replication licensing factor mcm6-like — MYNQTPQFLILAVFLSVYRRSRTTPPVHVALDNGFSGRDLTGEDQTAESIRKQMTDAEWSRIYEMSQDKNLYQNLINSLFFIRSKLNLIRCISPTYLHPQSAAITDLHCTFSPSGNDEVKRGVLLMLFGGVPKTTMEGTHLRGDINVCIVGDPSCGKSQFLKRVEEFSPRAVYTSGKASTAAGLTAAVVKDEESHEFVIEAGALMLADNGVCCIDEFDKMDLKDQVAIHEAMEQQTISITKAGVKATLNARTSILAAANPIGGRYDRSKSLKMNIQLTAPIMSRFDLFFIIVDECNEVTDYAIARRIVDLHSHKTEAVERVYSLVSGAE; from the exons ATGTATAACCAAACCCCACAGTTCTTAattctagctgttttcttgAGTGTCTATAGACGAAGCAGGACCACGCCTCCTGTACACGTTGCGTTAGACAATGGG TTTAGTGGCCGTGACCTGACAGGGGAGGATCAAACAGCAGAGAGTATTCGTAAGCAGATGACCGATGCCGAGTGGTCACGTATCTACGAGATGAGTCAGGATAAAAATCTTTACCAGAACCTCATCAACTCACTTTTTTTCATCAGATCTAAATTGAATTTGATACGATGTATTTCACCTACGTATCTTCATCCCCAGTCAGCCGCCATTACTGATCTTCATTGTACGTTCTCCCCTTCAGGCAACGATGAGGTGAAGCGAGGTGTTCTACTGATGCTGTTCGGTGGTGTTCCTAAGACAACTATGGAGGGGACTCATCTCCGTGGGGACATCAACGTGTGCATCGTGGGGGACCCGTCCTGTGGCAAGAGCCAGTTCCTCAA GAGAGTGGAGGAGTTCAGTCCTCGTGCAGTGTACACTAGTGGCAAGGCCTCGACAGCAGCTGGACTCACAGCTGCCGTGGTCAAGGATGAGGAGAGTCACGAGTTTGTTATAGAGGCTGGCGCTCTCATGCTCGCTGACAAT GGAGTTTGTTGTATTGACGAGTTTGACAAGATGGACCTCAAAGACCAAGTAGCCATTCATGAAGCCATGGAGCAACAGACCATCTCAATCACCAAGGCTGGTGTCAAGGCAACCCTCAATGCTCGTACATCCATCCTAGCTGCGGCTAATCCGATTGGTGGTCGCTATGACCGGTCAAAATCACTCAAGATGAACATTCAGCTCACTGCCCCCATTATGTCGCGCTTTGACCTCTTCTTCATCATAGTGGACGAGTGTAACGAG gtGACTGACTATGCCATCGCTAGGCGTATTGTGGACCTCCACAGTCACAAGACAGAGGCAGTGGAGCGTGTCTATTCCCTCGTGAGTGGTGCGGAG
- the LOC135343590 gene encoding uncharacterized protein LOC135343590 has product MASSAPAPFQSRFKEAVKAVLTEGRFKASSPEAAVALNTASALLVLLEDSKHSVMVEDFTVKLYSKLKSCFQHTHSSLHLNREKMWGLYHELRTSDSFKEEWSRFLHECGKQPCASFVQFVTNTLFKQLIEEEFPLNSTTNSNGHSGLMTFEEKNALRYVAGYVCRTLRKRLESSTIPDKDDMIYALMELSGDEMNDQDTEAWTDLIDRGGLWHISDDTYMLFLIIEECIREHMTIATASTVQGGKTLTDTLLKNEDVLFQWCILGVETNDVDLSLLRKIISLYVTIRGFAFATSCLELYKQAQKKSLQKKRALRKSV; this is encoded by the exons ATGGCAAGTAGTGCTCCGGctccatttcaga GTAGGTTTAAGGAAGCTGTTAAAGCTGTTTTGACCGAGGGTAGATTCAAAGCCTCATCACCAGAGGCAGCAGTTGCCCTCAACACAGCTTCTGCGTTGTTAGTTTTGTTAGAGGATTCAAAGCATAGTGTGATGGTTGAGGATTTTACTGTCAAATTGTACTCAAAATTGAAGTCGTGTTTCCAGCACACTCACTCATCACTTCATTTAAACAGAGAAAAGATGTGGGGATTGTATCATGAGTTGCGCACATCAGACAGCTTCAAGGAGGAATGGAGTCGTTTCCTGCATGAGTGTGGTAAACAACCGTGTGCTTCTTTTGTCCAGTTTGTTACTAACACACTCTTCAAACAACTGATAGAAGAGGAGTTCCCTCTGAACAGTACAACGAACTCAAATGGCCACTCGGGTTTGATGACATTTGAGGAGAAGAATGCTCTGAGATATGTTGCAGGATATGTATGCCGCACATTGAGAAAACGTCTTGAATCATCTACGATTCCTGATAAAGATGATATGATATATGCTCTGATGGAGTTAAGTGGAGATGAAATGAATGACCAAGACACAGAAGCTTGGACTGATCTTATTGATAGAGGTGGACTTTGGCATATCAGTGATGATACCTACATGCTGTTTTTGATAATAGAAGAGTGTATCAGAGAACACATGACCATAGCAACCGCAAGTACGGTACAAGGAGGTAAAACGCTTACTGATACCCTGCTTAAGAATGAAGATGTCCTATTCCAGTGGTGTATTCTTGGTGTTGAAACGAATGATGTAGACTTAAGTTTATTGAGGAAGATCATATCATTGTATGTAACTATTCGAGGATTTGCATTTGCAACATCTTGCCTAGAATTGTATAAACAAGCACAAAAGAAATCTCTTCAGAAAAAAAGGGCACTTCGAAAGTCCGTGTAA
- the LOC135343592 gene encoding uncharacterized protein LOC135343592 isoform X2 has protein sequence MKNRSQETPGLALIPKLKYEHVELSSFSKMRVDLAAQVLSNSVAKALQLTQGDEVAETITFVDKFNKLFDTLNVSSISVGKLKRNPFKDPYRSASDFRLKWLEEEFIPYLDAWEKSVEAREGFTKTQKKLMMLSPETSIGLRITVRSFVEMVKYVFTIPGVTLFLSNRLCQDPVENFFGQQRQRGKSNENPNVSEFAKNTQALRVINSTCATIRGNCRKDSRKRTLELGDENKPLPKRRHKHK, from the exons ATGAAGAATCGATCTCAAGAGACCCCTGGCCTAGCATTGATACCAAAGCTTAAGTATGAGCATGTTGAGTTATCCAGCTTCTCCAAGATGCGAGTAGATCTGGCAGCTCAA gttCTCAGTAACTCCGTTGCTAAAGCACTACAACTGACGCAGGGAGATGAAGTTGCTGAGACCATAACGTTTGTTGACAAGTTCAATAAGTTGTTCGACACATTGAATGTCAGCAGTATTTCTGTCGGGAAGCTAAAGCGAAACCCATTCAAAGACCCTTACAGATCAGCATCAGACTTTAGGCTAAAG TGGTTGGAAGAGGAATTCATCCCATACTTGGATGCTTGGGAGAAAAGCGTGGAGGCTAGGGAAGGCTTCACAAAAACCCAAAAAAAATTGATGATGCTCAGCCCTGAGACTAGTATAGGCCTGAGGATTACTG TGAGGTCATTTGTGGAAATGGTTAAGTATGTATTCACGATACCTGGAGTCACACTGTTCCTCAGCAACAGGTTGTGCCAGGACCCCGTTGAGAATTTTTTTGGTCAGCAAAGACAGAGGGGTAAATCGAACGAAAACCCAAATGTTAGCGAATTTGCAAAGAACACACAGGCTCTTCGGGTGATCAACAGCACATGTGCAACAATTAGAGGCAACTGCCGAAAGGACAGTAGAAAACGAACATTGGAACTGGGTGATGAGAACAAACCCCTTCCCAAAAGAAGGCACAAGCACAAgtag
- the LOC135343601 gene encoding DNA replication licensing factor MCM6-like has protein sequence MLWCDRGIDATSRTLLPPPDSSGVREGDLVNWYLKEVANDIDNVEELTEKKLLVEKVIERLVQHDHILLPLVMGEESDEDPFLVVHPNYVVET, from the exons ATGCTTTGGTGTGATAGGGGTATTGATGCTACATCACGtacactcctcccccctccagaTTCTAGCGGAGTTCGTGAAGGTGACCTAGTGAACTGGTACCTGAAGGAGGTGGCTAATGACATAGATAATGTGGAGGAGCTGACGGAGAAGAAGCTCCTCGTGGAGAAGGTCATCGAGAGACTTGTGCAACAT GACCACATTCTGTTGCCATTGGTGATGGGGGAGGAGTCAGACGAAGATCCATTCCTGGTGGTTCATCCCAACTACGTTGTTGAGACATGA
- the LOC135343544 gene encoding uncharacterized protein LOC135343544, whose amino-acid sequence MSDFKDLYPTLTSVGLTSERLLAVADDSDQGSDIEALNVPASHITNQFVLELYNFMNRNSPCTFYVLWCWMSSLFSAKREQEEFPTIKSIRQSVLRLSAKFMNLKKMPSSSDKVTMIAEFKAHLYSLPRVFVSQGKVVVSTDTGGEGSSCSSCAEMKNVVKQSRQKMYAARRNGQKRTKRRDDTIKDQAQELKKDKKAIDMLQKQATKSAKQVTSLKAKVDRLRHRASYWKSKFSEISGGENCEELDELEREYGQKQNLLVEEVRKLEYDNAELKDKVDEVMSDNIVTFEGGKYTNDVRACCYELLSLNVGVNNVRSVIESVLTNLVHKKADRLPKRTAVCQMMLECLTVAQAQLGEQLGSEDGEHYTLQTDGTTKHGHHFSTFDLATSEETYTLGLRHVFSGSAQTTLDTFREILDDLDVVRQEIGQSSVSSKIVYKLKNTMSDRHAAEKLFSTLLSDYRASILPDIVDNWDDMTSGEQEQLTRMNNFFCGLHFLIALADSAEETLKVWEAANSEEESTPNSRSSGTQRLIRTACKAFHHRGSEQSGCSTHFRTFLRQNGIARLPLASFIGNRFNILFYDAAGVFFLKSHMTEYLLKYHGANLNLLLQAVLKDLKSPLHIAGCKALGIIDKLVSGPFWRYLQTSTLSILKMGEVYTKMRDRMQKWSDDAQCVLDNEAILFPETTSFQDEVMDALYAETENDALVQELLQLLFKSFALTMERLMPDHLPGGEFHAVSDPVIVAQTSSVPLSNVMPERDFALLDRFMGQKPNATYIALESMILFSQNKTSAWLRQKSEEEKERLLNAARKLSKVHKQNFRKRTDEIKAKRLELLLQRERELSKKHEKELKDKEELTLKIQTYGLWTSSSEVQLQLSKMKTKKSKLEGVKAQINFRRKVLSQQNEKHLFQFSHDRRPLTVQELCSNLSKLLLPVPTHAQSRVPEHSDLVRDPELLLYRRVKHLFTVDGTDVWYSGTVISYDAVSKQFKVAYDNEEETFSFPLLDDLLCGDLKIL is encoded by the coding sequence ATGTCTGATTTCAAGGATCTGTACCCCACCCTGACGTCTGTGGGGCTAACGTCTGAGCGTCTCTTGGCAGTAGCAGATGATTCTGACCAAGGATCAGATATTGAAGCTCTCAATGTGCCTGCATCACATATAACAAACCAGTTTGTTTTGGAGCTGTATAACTTCATGAACAGAAATTCGCCCTGCACTTTCTATGTGCTGTGGTGTTGGATGTCATCCTTGTTTTCAGCCAAACGCGAGCAAGAAGAATTTCCTACCATCAAATCGATTCGGCAAAGTGTGCTTCGCTTGTCTGCAAAGTTTATGAACCTAAAGAAAATGCCATCCTCCAGTGACAAGGTCACCATGATTGCTGAGTTTAAGGCTCACTTATACTCCTTACCTCGGGTCTTTGTTTCACAAGGCAAAGTTGTTGTTTCCACTGATACTGGTGGTGAGGGCAGTAGTTGCTCATCATGTGCAGAAATGAAGAATGTTGTAAAACAATCAAGACAGAAAATGTACGCTGCTCGAAGGAATGGACAAAAGCGAACTAAAAGGAGAGATGATACTATTAAGGATCAGGCCCAAGAACTCAAGAAAGACAAGAAAGCTATAGACATGCTCCAGAAACAGGCCACTAAGAGTGCCAAACAAGTGACTTCACTCAAGGCAAAGGTTGATCGACTGAGACACCGGGCTTCCTATTGGAAATCAAAGTTCTCAGAAATCAGTGGAGGTGAAAACTGTGAGGAACTGGATGAACTAGAACGAGAGTACGGACAGAAACAGAATCTACTTGTAGAAGAAGTCAGGAAGCTTGAATATGACAATGCTGAACTAAAGGACAAAGTTGATGAAGTGATGTCAGACAATATTGTCACATTCGAAGGGGGGAAATACACCAATGATGTCCGTGCTTGTTGTTATGAATTGCTTTCGCTTAATGTTGGTGTCAACAATGTCCGGTCAGTGATTGAGAGTGTACTGACAAATCTAGTGCACAAGAAAGCTGACCGTCTACCCAAAAGAACTGCAGTCTGCCAGATGATGCTCGAGTGCTTGACAGTCGCTCAAGCACAACTAGGTGAACAACTGGGCTCTGAAGATGGTGAGCACTACACACTACAAACTGATGGTACGACCAAGCATGGCCACCATTTTTCCACATTTGATCTGGCCACTTCAGAAGAAACATACACTCTAGGGCTGCGACACGTGTTTTCAGGGTCAGCACAGACAACATTGGATACTTTCCGAGAGATTCTTGATGACTTAGATGTTGTGAGACAGGAAATTGGGCAGTCGAGCGTGTCATCAAAGATAGTATATAAGTTGAAGAACACCATGTCTGATCGACATGCTGCCGAAAAGCTCTTCTCTACTCTGTTATCTGATTACCGAGCTAGTATCCTACCTGACATTGTGGACAATTGGGACGATATGACTAGTGGGGAACAAGAACAACTTACCCGGATGAATAACTTTTTTTGTGGGTTACATTTTCTGATCGCCTTAGCAGACTCAGCAGAAGAGACACTAAAGGTATGGGAGGCTGCAAACAGTGAGGAAGAAAGCACCCCAAATTCGAGGAGCTCAGGAACACAAAGGCTCATACGGACAGCATGCAAAGCATTCCACCACCGCGGGTCTGAACAGTCTGGTTGCTCCACTCATTTCAGAACCTTCTTACGACAGAATGGAATAGCAAGGCTACCACTAGCTTCCTTTATTGGCAATAGGTTTAACATTCTATTCTATGATGCTGCAGGAGTGTTCTTCTTGAAGTCACACATGACAGAATATTTGTTGAAATACCATGGGGCAAATCTCAACCTACTCCTGCAAGCTGTTCTGAAAGACCTCAAGTCACCACTTCATATCGCAGGGTGCAAAGCTTTGGGAATAATTGACAAGTTGGTTAGTGGTCCTTTTTGGCGCTACTTGCAGACCTCTACATTGTCAATCCTGAAAATGGGTGAAGTCTATACCAAGATGAGAGACAGGATGCAAAAGTGGAGTGACGACGCTCAGTGTGTTTTAGACAACGAAGCCATTTTGTTCCCAGAGACCACATCGTTTCAGGACGAAGTGATGGATGCATTGTACGCTGAGACAGAGAATGATGCACTAGTTCAGGAGTTGCTTCAATTGTTATTTAAGAGCTTTGCCCTAACAATGGAACGACTAATGCCTGACCACTTACCTGGAGGTGAATTCCATGCTGTATCAGATCCTGTCATTGTGGCACAGACATCATCAGTACCTTTGAGTAATGTAATGCCAGAGCGGGATTTTGCCCTTCTCGACAGGTTCATGGGTCAAAAACCAAACGCTACTTACATTGCACTGGAGTCTATGATCTTATTCTCCCAGAACAAGACATCTGCTTGGCTCAGACAGAAGAGTGAGGAAGAAAAAGAGAGACTTCTGAATGCTGCTCGTAAACTCTCCAAAGTCCACAAACAAAATTTTCGGAAACGGACTGACGAAATCAAAGCAAAAAGGTTGGAATTGCTTCTGCAAAGAGAACGTGAGCTGTCAAAGAAACATGAGAAGGAGCTAAAGGACAAGGAAGAGCTAACTCTAAAGATACAAACTTATGGCCTTTGGACCAGCAGTAGTGAGGTACAGCTACAGTTGAGTAAGATGAAGACAAAGAAATCAAAATTAGAAGGTGTGAAAGCCCAGATCAACTTTCGCCGGAAAGTGCTCAGTCAGCAAAATGAAAAGCACCTGTTCCAATTTTCTCATGATCGTCGGCCCTTGACAGTTCAAGAACTGTGTAGCAACCTGTCTAAGTTGCTTCTTCCCGTaccaacacatgcacagtcaagAGTACCTGAACACAGTGATCTTGTGAGAGACCCCGAACTACTTTTGTATAGGCGAGTCAAACATCTGTTCACCGTTGATGGCACTGATGTTTGGTACAGTGGAACTGTGATTTCCTATGATGCTGTGTCTAAGCAATTTAAAGTAGCATACGACAATGAAGAAGAAACATTCTCTTTTCCTCTGCTAGATGATTTACTTTGTGGTGACTTAAAGATTTTATAA